A single window of Leclercia adecarboxylata DNA harbors:
- the mdtG gene encoding multidrug efflux MFS transporter MdtG — translation MSPSETPINWKRNLMVAWLGCFLTGAAFSLVMPFLPLYVEQLGVSGHSALNMWSGLVFSITFLFSTIASPFWGGLADRKGRKIMLLRSALGMAIIMLLMGMAQNIWQFLILRAVLGLLGGFVPNANALIATQIPRHKSGWALGTLSTGAVSGALLGPLAGGLLADSYGLRPVFFITAGVLFACFLLTFFCIRENFTPVPKKEMLHARQVFASLKNPRLVISLFVTTMIIQVATGSIAPILTLYVRDLAGHVSNIAFISGLIASVPGVAALISAPRLGKLGDRIGPERILIVALAISVLLLIPMSFVQSPWQLGVLRFLLGAADGALLPAVQTLLVYNSTNQIAGRIFSYNQSFRDIGNVTGPLLGAGIAASYGFRAVFIVTACVVMFNVFYSWVSLSRAVRQPRSVHEPDRVSAPD, via the coding sequence ATGTCTCCCTCAGAAACGCCAATTAACTGGAAGCGGAACCTCATGGTGGCCTGGCTGGGCTGCTTTCTCACCGGGGCCGCCTTTAGCCTGGTCATGCCTTTCCTGCCGCTGTATGTCGAACAGCTGGGCGTCAGCGGCCACAGCGCCCTCAACATGTGGTCGGGGCTGGTCTTCAGCATCACCTTCCTCTTCTCCACCATCGCGTCTCCGTTCTGGGGTGGGCTGGCCGATCGCAAGGGGCGTAAGATTATGCTGCTGCGCTCGGCGCTGGGGATGGCGATTATCATGCTGCTGATGGGGATGGCGCAAAACATCTGGCAATTTCTGATCTTACGCGCCGTGCTGGGACTGCTGGGCGGGTTTGTGCCCAATGCCAACGCGCTTATCGCCACGCAAATTCCTCGCCATAAAAGCGGCTGGGCGTTAGGCACCCTCTCCACCGGTGCGGTGAGCGGCGCTCTGCTCGGCCCGTTGGCCGGCGGGCTTCTGGCGGACAGCTACGGTCTGCGCCCGGTCTTTTTCATCACCGCGGGCGTCCTGTTTGCCTGCTTCCTGCTGACCTTTTTCTGCATTCGCGAAAATTTTACTCCGGTGCCCAAAAAAGAGATGCTGCATGCCCGCCAGGTGTTCGCCTCGCTGAAAAACCCCCGACTGGTAATCAGCCTGTTTGTCACCACCATGATCATTCAGGTAGCGACCGGGTCCATCGCGCCGATCCTGACCCTGTATGTACGCGACCTCGCCGGCCACGTCAGCAATATCGCCTTTATCAGCGGCTTAATCGCCTCGGTGCCCGGCGTGGCCGCGCTGATCAGCGCCCCGCGGCTGGGTAAACTGGGGGATCGCATCGGCCCGGAAAGGATCCTGATTGTCGCCCTGGCGATCTCCGTCCTGCTGCTTATCCCGATGTCCTTCGTGCAATCGCCGTGGCAGCTGGGCGTACTGCGCTTTTTGCTCGGGGCGGCCGATGGTGCCCTGCTGCCTGCGGTCCAGACCCTACTGGTTTATAACTCCACCAATCAGATTGCCGGCCGTATCTTCAGCTATAACCAGTCGTTCCGTGATATCGGCAACGTCACCGGCCCGCTTCTCGGGGCCGGTATCGCGGCCAGCTACGGTTTTCGCGCGGTGTTTATTGTGACCGCTTGCGTGGTGATGTTTAACGTCTTTTACTCCTGGGTAAGTCTGTCGCGCGCCGTTCGCCAGCCGCGGTCTGTCCACGAGCCGGATAGGGTATCTGCGCCAGATTAA
- a CDS encoding YceI family protein translates to MKKSMLGLTLGSLLFTTGAAVAADYKIDKQGQHAFVNFRIQHLGYSWLYGTFKDFDGSFTFDEGNPAADKVNVTLNTNSLDTNHAERDKHLRSADFLNVAKYPQATFTSTEVKKDGEGLDIIGDLTLNGVTKPVKLDAKLIGQGDDPWGGKRAGFEATGKIHLKDFNITTDLGPASQDVELIISVEGVQQK, encoded by the coding sequence ATGAAAAAAAGCATGCTGGGATTAACCTTAGGTTCTCTGCTGTTCACCACCGGCGCCGCGGTGGCAGCCGACTACAAAATTGATAAACAAGGTCAGCACGCCTTTGTGAATTTCCGCATCCAGCATCTGGGCTACAGCTGGCTGTATGGCACCTTCAAGGATTTCGACGGCTCCTTCACCTTTGATGAGGGTAATCCGGCGGCCGATAAGGTCAACGTGACCCTGAATACCAACAGCCTGGATACCAACCACGCCGAGCGCGATAAGCACCTGCGCAGCGCAGATTTCCTCAACGTGGCGAAATACCCGCAGGCGACCTTTACCTCGACCGAGGTGAAGAAGGATGGCGAGGGTCTGGATATCATTGGCGATCTGACGCTGAACGGCGTAACCAAGCCGGTTAAGCTGGATGCAAAACTGATTGGTCAGGGTGATGACCCGTGGGGCGGCAAACGTGCCGGGTTTGAAGCGACAGGCAAAATCCACCTGAAAGACTTTAACATCACCACCGATCTGGGCCCGGCGTCGCAGGACGTGGAGCTGATTATTTCGGTGGAAGGGGTACAGCAGAAGTAA
- a CDS encoding Kdo(2)-lipid IV(A) acyltransferase, protein MTQLPKFSTALLHPRYWLTWAGIGLLWLLVQLPYPLIYRLGCGLGRLAMRFMSRRAWIARRNLELCFPEMSEQERHDMVVKNFESVGMGLMETGMAWFWSDKRMARWTEVTGTGMEPVHQLQAQKTGVLLIGVHFLTLEIGARMFGMQAPGIGVYRPNDNPVIDWLQTWGRMRSNKSMIDRKDLKGMIRALKSGEVIWYAPDHDYGPGASVFVPFFAVDEAATTTGTWTLARLSQAAIVPFVPRRKSNGKGYELMMLEPECSPPLDDAKTTAAWMNEVVEKCILLAPEQYMWLHRRFKTRPEGVPSRY, encoded by the coding sequence ATGACTCAATTACCTAAATTTTCCACTGCGCTATTACATCCTCGTTACTGGCTGACCTGGGCTGGCATCGGTTTATTATGGTTACTGGTGCAGCTGCCCTACCCGCTGATCTACCGTCTCGGCTGCGGCCTGGGTCGCCTGGCGATGCGCTTTATGTCCCGCCGCGCCTGGATCGCCCGACGCAATCTGGAACTCTGTTTTCCTGAGATGAGCGAGCAAGAGCGTCACGACATGGTGGTCAAAAACTTTGAATCCGTCGGCATGGGGCTGATGGAGACCGGGATGGCATGGTTCTGGTCCGATAAACGCATGGCGCGCTGGACCGAAGTGACCGGCACCGGCATGGAGCCCGTGCATCAGCTCCAGGCGCAGAAAACCGGCGTACTGCTGATTGGCGTCCATTTTCTGACCCTGGAGATCGGCGCGAGGATGTTCGGCATGCAGGCCCCCGGCATCGGCGTCTATCGCCCGAACGACAATCCGGTGATCGACTGGCTGCAAACCTGGGGCCGGATGCGCTCCAACAAGAGCATGATCGACCGTAAAGATCTCAAGGGCATGATCCGGGCGCTGAAATCCGGCGAAGTGATCTGGTATGCGCCGGACCATGACTACGGCCCGGGCGCCAGCGTCTTCGTTCCGTTCTTTGCCGTCGATGAAGCGGCCACTACCACAGGTACCTGGACGCTGGCCCGTCTGTCGCAGGCGGCAATTGTGCCCTTCGTACCGCGCCGCAAATCCAACGGTAAGGGCTATGAGCTGATGATGCTGGAACCAGAGTGTTCCCCACCGCTGGACGATGCGAAAACCACCGCCGCGTGGATGAATGAGGTGGTTGAGAAGTGCATCCTGCTGGCACCGGAACAGTATATGTGGCTGCATCGCCGCTTCAAAACCCGCCCTGAAGGCGTACCTTCCCGCTATTAA
- a CDS encoding YceK/YidQ family lipoprotein → MRFFIVITMALLLSGCGSIISRTIPGQGHGNQYYPGVQWDVRDSAWRYLTVLDLPFSLVFDTLLLPIDAQHGPYE, encoded by the coding sequence ATGCGATTTTTCATCGTCATTACGATGGCGTTATTACTGAGCGGCTGCGGGAGTATTATCAGCCGGACCATCCCGGGGCAGGGACACGGCAATCAATACTATCCGGGCGTGCAGTGGGACGTTCGCGACTCCGCGTGGCGTTACCTGACGGTGCTGGATCTGCCATTCTCGCTGGTTTTCGATACCCTGCTACTGCCCATCGACGCTCAGCATGGGCCCTATGAGTAA
- a CDS encoding YceO family protein, with the protein MRRIVNYVVNNIREHLMLYIVLWSLLAILDILYIVFF; encoded by the coding sequence ATGCGTCGTATTGTTAATTATGTGGTCAATAATATTCGCGAGCATCTGATGCTCTATATTGTGCTGTGGTCGTTACTGGCGATCCTCGATATTCTGTACATTGTATTTTTCTGA
- a CDS encoding MysB family protein, translated as MTMFATLEEAIDAAREEFLADNPGIEEDDANIEQLNIQKYVMQDGDIMWQAEFFADDGEDGECLPVLSGEAAQAVFDGDYDEIELRQEWLEENTLHEWDEGEFQLEPPLDTEEGQTAADEWDER; from the coding sequence ATGACTATGTTTGCCACTCTAGAGGAAGCGATTGATGCCGCGCGCGAGGAGTTCCTCGCTGATAATCCCGGCATTGAGGAAGATGACGCGAATATTGAGCAACTCAATATCCAGAAATATGTCATGCAGGATGGGGACATTATGTGGCAGGCCGAATTTTTTGCCGATGACGGCGAAGACGGCGAATGTCTGCCGGTGCTGAGCGGTGAAGCGGCTCAGGCAGTGTTTGATGGCGATTATGACGAAATTGAGCTCCGTCAGGAGTGGCTGGAAGAGAACACCCTGCATGAATGGGATGAGGGTGAATTCCAGCTTGAGCCGCCGCTGGATACCGAAGAGGGCCAAACCGCAGCGGATGAGTGGGATGAGCGTTAG
- a CDS encoding cytochrome b, with the protein MQVRNSPTRYGVISMSLHWLMAIAVYGMFGLGLWMVTLSYYDGWYHQAPELHKSIGFMLMLALVVRLLWRRFSPVPPALKSQSRVTRLSAAAAHFALYAVLFAILISGYLISTADGKPISVFGLFEVPALLADAGAQADLAGTVHLWLAWGVVSLSALHGLAAIKHHFIDKDATLTRMLGKASPDSGA; encoded by the coding sequence ATGCAGGTGCGTAATTCCCCCACACGCTATGGCGTTATTTCCATGAGTTTACACTGGCTGATGGCTATTGCGGTGTATGGCATGTTTGGCCTTGGATTATGGATGGTGACCCTCAGCTATTACGATGGTTGGTATCACCAGGCACCAGAGCTGCACAAAAGCATCGGTTTTATGCTGATGCTGGCGCTGGTGGTGCGTCTGCTGTGGCGCCGTTTTTCCCCGGTGCCGCCGGCGCTGAAAAGCCAGTCGCGCGTCACGCGTCTGAGCGCCGCCGCCGCGCATTTTGCCCTGTATGCGGTGCTGTTCGCCATTCTCATCAGCGGCTATTTAATTTCCACCGCCGACGGCAAGCCGATCAGCGTCTTTGGCCTGTTTGAGGTCCCTGCCCTGCTGGCGGATGCCGGGGCGCAGGCCGATCTGGCCGGGACCGTTCACCTGTGGCTGGCCTGGGGCGTGGTCTCGTTATCTGCACTGCATGGTCTTGCGGCCATCAAACACCACTTTATCGACAAAGACGCCACCCTGACACGAATGTTGGGCAAAGCGTCACCTGACTCTGGAGCATAA
- a CDS encoding rhodanese-related sulfurtransferase, protein MPVLHNLISNEELKARMLAETEPRTTISFYKYFTVVNPQATRDALYKALTALNVFGRIYLAHEGINAQISVPESNVEALRDFLYAFDPALDGLRLNVALDDDGKSFWVLRLKVRERIVADGIDDPTFDASDVGEYLKAADVNAMLDDPDAVFIDMRNHYEYEVGHFENALEIPADTFREQLPKAVEMMQEHKDKKIVMYCTGGIRCEKASAYMKHQGFNKVWHIEGGIIEYARRAREQGLPVRFIGKNFVFDERMGERISDDVIAHCHQCGTACDTHTNCKNDGCHLLFIQCPACAGKFNGCCSELCSEESMLPEEEQRRRRAGRENGNKIFNKSRGRLNTRLGIPDPE, encoded by the coding sequence ATGCCAGTGTTACACAACCTCATTTCGAACGAAGAGCTGAAAGCGCGCATGTTGGCTGAAACCGAGCCGCGCACGACGATCTCGTTCTATAAATATTTCACCGTCGTTAACCCACAGGCCACGCGTGACGCACTGTATAAGGCGTTAACTGCCCTGAACGTCTTTGGCCGCATCTATCTGGCGCACGAAGGTATCAATGCGCAGATCAGCGTGCCTGAAAGCAACGTCGAGGCCCTGCGTGACTTCCTGTACGCCTTTGACCCGGCGCTGGACGGCCTGCGCCTGAACGTTGCCCTCGACGATGACGGCAAATCTTTCTGGGTGCTGCGCCTGAAAGTGCGCGAACGCATTGTGGCCGACGGCATTGACGACCCGACGTTTGACGCCAGCGATGTGGGTGAGTACCTGAAAGCGGCCGACGTTAACGCCATGCTCGACGATCCCGACGCCGTGTTTATCGATATGCGTAACCACTACGAATATGAAGTGGGCCATTTTGAAAACGCGCTTGAAATCCCGGCAGACACCTTCCGCGAGCAGTTGCCGAAAGCGGTTGAGATGATGCAGGAGCATAAGGACAAGAAAATTGTCATGTACTGCACCGGGGGGATCCGCTGCGAAAAAGCCAGCGCATACATGAAGCATCAGGGCTTCAATAAAGTCTGGCATATCGAGGGCGGGATCATTGAGTATGCCCGTCGCGCGCGTGAACAGGGGCTGCCGGTGCGTTTTATCGGCAAGAACTTCGTCTTTGACGAGCGGATGGGGGAGCGTATCTCTGACGATGTGATCGCCCATTGCCATCAGTGCGGCACTGCCTGCGACACCCATACCAACTGCAAAAACGACGGCTGTCACCTGCTGTTTATTCAGTGTCCTGCCTGCGCCGGGAAATTCAACGGCTGCTGCAGCGAGCTGTGTAGCGAGGAGAGTATGTTGCCGGAAGAGGAGCAGCGCCGCCGCCGTGCGGGCCGCGAGAACGGCAATAAGATCTTTAATAAATCGCGTGGGCGTCTGAACACCCGCCTGGGTATTCCTGACCCGGAATAA
- the mdoH gene encoding glucans biosynthesis glucosyltransferase MdoH encodes MNKTTEYIDAMPLTDIEKAALPKGDISAVHTALDADHHPFTREDDTPLGSVKSRLEQAWPDSLAEGQLIRDDEGRTQLEAMPKATRSSMFPDPWRTNPVGRFWDRLRGRDVTPRYLSRLTKEQQASEEKWRTVGSIRRYILLLLTIAQTVVATWYMKTILPYQGWALINPADMFGQDLLVSFMQLLPYILQSGILLLFAILFCWVSAGFWTALMGFLQLLIGRDKYSISASTVGDEPINPEHRTALIMPICNEDVDRVFAGLRATWESVKATGNGEHFDVYILSDSYNPDICVAEQKAWMELIAEVQGEGQIFYRRRRRRVKRKSGNIDDFCRRWGNQYSYMVVLDADSVMTGDCLTGLVRLMEANPNAGIIQSSPKASGMDTLYARCQQFATRVYGPLFTAGLHFWQLGESHYWGHNAIIRVKPFIEHCALAPLPGEGSFAGSILSHDFVEAALMRRAGWGVWIAYDLPGSYEELPPNLLDELKRDRRWCHGNLMNFRLFLVKGMHPVHRAVFLTGVMSYLSAPLWFMFLALSTALQVVHALTEPQYFLQPRQLFPVWPQWRPELAIALFASTMVLLFLPKLLSIVLIWCKGSKEYGGFFRVTLSLLLEVLFSVLLAPVRMLFHTVFVVSAFLGWEVVWNSPQRDDDSTPWSEAFMRHGSQMLLGLVWAVGMAWLDLRFLFWLAPIVFSLILSPFVSVISSRSTVGLRTKRWKLFLIPEEYSPPQVLVDTDRYLELNRSRSLEDGFMHAVFNPSFNALATAMATARHRASHVLEIARDRHVEQALNETPEKLNRDRRLVLLSDPVTLSRLHYRVWSAPEKYSSWVNHYQTLKMNPQALKTK; translated from the coding sequence ATGAATAAGACAACTGAGTATATCGATGCCATGCCGCTGACCGATATCGAGAAGGCGGCACTGCCGAAGGGTGACATCAGCGCGGTGCATACCGCGCTGGATGCCGATCATCATCCGTTTACCCGTGAAGATGATACCCCGCTGGGCTCGGTTAAAAGCCGCCTTGAGCAGGCCTGGCCCGACTCACTGGCCGAAGGCCAGCTGATTCGCGATGACGAAGGGCGTACCCAGCTTGAGGCGATGCCGAAAGCGACGCGCTCCTCAATGTTCCCGGATCCCTGGCGCACCAACCCGGTGGGCCGTTTCTGGGATCGCCTGCGTGGCCGCGACGTGACCCCGCGCTACCTCTCTCGCCTGACCAAAGAGCAGCAGGCCAGCGAGGAAAAATGGCGCACCGTCGGCAGTATTCGCCGCTACATCCTGCTGCTGCTGACCATCGCGCAGACCGTCGTCGCCACCTGGTATATGAAGACCATTCTGCCTTACCAGGGCTGGGCGCTGATCAATCCGGCCGATATGTTCGGCCAGGATCTGCTGGTCTCGTTTATGCAGCTGCTGCCGTATATTCTGCAGAGCGGCATCCTGCTGCTGTTCGCCATTCTCTTCTGCTGGGTATCGGCCGGTTTCTGGACCGCGCTGATGGGCTTCCTGCAGCTGTTGATCGGCCGGGACAAATACAGCATCTCTGCGTCGACGGTGGGGGATGAACCTATCAACCCTGAGCACCGCACGGCGCTGATCATGCCTATCTGTAACGAAGACGTCGATCGCGTCTTCGCCGGCCTGCGTGCTACCTGGGAGTCGGTGAAAGCTACCGGTAACGGCGAACACTTCGACGTTTACATCCTGAGTGACAGCTACAACCCCGACATTTGCGTGGCGGAACAGAAAGCCTGGATGGAGCTGATCGCCGAAGTGCAGGGCGAAGGGCAGATCTTCTACCGTCGTCGCCGTCGTCGCGTGAAGCGTAAAAGCGGCAACATCGATGACTTCTGCCGTCGCTGGGGCAACCAGTACAGCTACATGGTGGTGCTGGATGCGGACTCGGTGATGACCGGTGACTGCCTGACGGGTCTCGTGCGCCTGATGGAAGCCAACCCCAACGCCGGGATCATCCAGTCTTCGCCAAAAGCGTCGGGCATGGACACGCTGTATGCGCGCTGCCAGCAGTTTGCAACGCGCGTGTACGGGCCGCTCTTTACCGCCGGTCTGCACTTCTGGCAGCTGGGTGAATCCCACTACTGGGGGCATAACGCCATCATCCGCGTGAAGCCGTTCATCGAGCACTGTGCCCTGGCGCCGCTGCCGGGCGAAGGTTCCTTTGCGGGCTCGATCCTGTCGCATGACTTCGTGGAAGCCGCGCTGATGCGTCGTGCTGGTTGGGGGGTGTGGATTGCCTACGACCTCCCGGGCTCCTATGAAGAGCTGCCGCCGAACCTGCTGGATGAGCTGAAGCGTGACCGCCGCTGGTGTCACGGTAACCTGATGAACTTCCGCCTGTTCCTCGTCAAAGGGATGCACCCGGTACACCGTGCCGTGTTCCTGACCGGCGTGATGTCCTATCTCTCCGCGCCGCTGTGGTTTATGTTCCTGGCCCTGTCGACCGCGCTGCAGGTGGTGCACGCCCTGACCGAGCCGCAGTACTTCCTGCAACCGCGCCAGCTGTTCCCGGTGTGGCCGCAGTGGCGTCCTGAGCTGGCGATCGCGCTCTTTGCCTCGACGATGGTGCTGCTGTTCCTGCCGAAGCTGCTCAGTATCGTGCTGATCTGGTGTAAGGGCTCGAAAGAGTACGGCGGTTTCTTCCGCGTAACGCTCTCCCTGCTGCTGGAAGTGCTGTTCTCGGTACTGCTGGCACCGGTGCGTATGCTGTTCCACACCGTCTTCGTGGTCAGCGCGTTCCTCGGCTGGGAAGTGGTCTGGAACTCACCGCAGCGTGACGATGACTCCACCCCGTGGAGTGAAGCCTTTATGCGTCACGGCTCGCAGATGCTGCTTGGCCTGGTGTGGGCCGTAGGGATGGCGTGGCTGGATCTGCGCTTCCTGTTCTGGCTGGCACCGATTGTCTTCTCGCTGATCCTGTCGCCGTTCGTGTCGGTGATCTCCAGCCGGTCGACCGTGGGTCTGCGCACCAAACGCTGGAAGCTGTTCCTGATCCCGGAAGAGTATTCCCCGCCGCAGGTGCTGGTGGATACCGACAGGTATCTGGAGCTCAACCGCAGCCGTTCGCTGGAAGATGGTTTTATGCACGCCGTGTTTAACCCATCGTTCAACGCGCTGGCCACCGCCATGGCGACTGCCCGTCACCGTGCCAGCCATGTGCTGGAGATCGCCCGCGATCGTCACGTTGAGCAGGCGCTGAACGAGACCCCGGAGAAGCTGAACCGCGATCGTCGTCTGGTGTTGCTGAGCGACCCGGTCACCTTGTCGCGCCTGCATTATCGTGTCTGGTCCGCCCCGGAGAAATACTCTTCATGGGTGAACCATTATCAGACGTTGAAGATGAACCCGCAGGCGTTGAAGACCAAATAA